The region TGCCTTGTGATTTTGCTCCGAGGTAGTTTAATAACTCTAAACTTCAATGAATACAAACATTTTAGTGAGTCGTCGCTCTATACAATTGTTACGGGTGATGCTCAGCGGGATATTTCTCGTGGCCAGTTTAAATCATTTACTCAATATTGAAAAAACGGTAAATCGAATAGACCAGGCAAAATTTAAAGGAATCGCCTATTTCTTCGGAAATCCGGAGTTGCTGGTAATGCTCTCAGGAGTTGTTATGCTTATCGCCGGGATTGCGTTACTTATCGGTTTCAAAACACGCTGGGCAGCAGCGGTTTTACTCGCAGTGTTAATCCCGATAACCTTAACGGTACAGGTAGGTCAAATTACCACGCTGGGGCCGCTTTTTAAAAATATTGCGATTTCTGGCGGACTCCTGTTTTTTATCCTAAACGATTTTAAAGATCAACAAACAACAAAAATATAACCGGCTGTTTCAGCCATAAAAATTCAAAAAAATGAAAAATTCAATTTTAGTATTTACAGCTTTTATAATGCTGTTTTCAAT is a window of Salegentibacter salegens DNA encoding:
- a CDS encoding DoxX family protein, with product MNTNILVSRRSIQLLRVMLSGIFLVASLNHLLNIEKTVNRIDQAKFKGIAYFFGNPELLVMLSGVVMLIAGIALLIGFKTRWAAAVLLAVLIPITLTVQVGQITTLGPLFKNIAISGGLLFFILNDFKDQQTTKI